A genomic segment from Spinacia oleracea cultivar Varoflay chromosome 3, BTI_SOV_V1, whole genome shotgun sequence encodes:
- the LOC110790705 gene encoding uncharacterized protein — translation MCEDLIFKLVGHELEDISILDIKPWVMHAEVAEKFLSFENQVFLAGDAAHRFPPAGGFGMNTGIQDAQNLAWKLAAVVNDCHI, via the exons ATGTGTGAGGATTTGATTTTTAAATTGGTTGGTCATGAGCTTGAAGATATATCTATACTCGATATTAAGCCTTGGGTAATGCATGCTGAAGTTGCTGAGAAGTTTTTGTCCTTTGAAAACCAAGTTTTTCTAGCTGGTGATGCCGCTCATCGTTTTCCTCCAGCCGGTGGATTTG GCATGAATACTGGGATTCAGGATGCTCAAAATCTTGCTTGGAAGCTGGCTGCAGTTGTCAACG ATTGCCATATTTAA